GCGCTCGGATACCGAGTGCATGACCGGCAGCGCGCAGTTGGGAAACTGGCGGTTGCGCACGATGGCCGCGCCCAGCTTCAGCGCGGCGGTGCCCAGCGTGTAGGCGGCGTTGTGGGCGGCCACATAGCCGCCGGCTTCCAGGGTTTTCAGCAGCCGGAACAGGCTGGTCTTGGGCAGTTCGAGGCGCACGCTCAGGTCGGCCAGCGAGGCGCCCGCGGGGTTCAGCGCCAGCTCGTGCAGGATCTGGACGGTGCGCAGCGGCGAGCGGGTCGTGTCTTCGGTCTTGGAGCGCGTGGCGGTGTGGGGCATGGGCATCGGCATGGCGGGGGCATCGACACAAAGCGGCGCACCCCGCGGGGTGCGCCGGCCCGGTCGATGACGCCGGGCTATTCAGCCTTGATATTAGCCGCTTTGACGGTGTCGCCCCACAGCTTGTAGTCCTGCACCAGGATCTCGCCAAAGCCCTTGGCGCCGCGCGGGCTGATCTCCAGCCCGCCGGAGGTCAGCGCGTCTATCACCGGCTGGGTCTTGACGGCCCGCAGCACGGCATCGGCCATGGTGTCGATGGCGGCCTGCGGCGTGCCGGCCGGCACCAGGATGCCGATCCAGGGCGCGGCGATGACATTCACGCCCTGCTCGGCCAGCGTGGGTACTTCGGGCGCGCCGCCGAAACGCTTGGGTGCGCCCAGCCCCATCATGCGCACCTTGCCGGCGTCGGCGCTGGGCTTGGCCAGGCTAAGGGGCACGAACAGCGCGTCGACCTGCCCCGCCATCAGCGCCTGCATGGCCGGCGCCGCGCCGGTGAACGGCACATGCAGCACGTTCAGGCCCTGGCTGACATTCAGCATTTCCATGGCCACCTGGCTGGAACTGCCCACGCCCCACGAGGCATAGGTCAGTTTGCCCGGCTCTTTCCTGGCCAGGGCGATGTAGTCCTGGATGGACTTCACCGGCAGCCGCGTGCTCACCACCATCGCATAAGGCAGGTAGCCCACCTGCGCCACCGCGACAAAGTCCTTGCGCGCGTCGTAGGAAATCTTGGGATATACGTGCGGGTTGATGGAATGGGTATCGGCGGCCGTCACTTCCATGGTGTAGCCGTCGGGCGCGGCGCGCGCCACCAGGCTGGAACCGATCATGCCGCTGGCGCCCGGCCGGTTCTCGACAATGATGGACTGCTTCAGTATCTTGCCCGCGCCGTTGGCCACCGCGCGCGCCAGCACATCAGTGCCGCCGCCGGCGTTGTAGGGCACCACCATCGTGATGGGCCGCTCGGGATAGCCGGCCCCCCAGGCGCTGGCGCCCGCGCCCATGAGCGCGGCGGCGCACACGGCCGCCGCGCGCCGCCTGCCCCCAAATAATGAATTCAGCATTTCTGTCTCCTCGTTTTTTTAGCTGCCGGCGCACCGGCAGCGCTGCCCGCGGCTCGCCAGGCAAGATCAGGGATGGGCGAACACCACGGTGTCCGATGCTTCTGTCTTGCAGAAGCGGCCGATGCTCTGCACGGAATTGCGATGCTCTTCGGCGCTGTGCGCCGCGCACAGGTCTTCCAGCAGAATCACCTCGTAGTCGCGGTCGTGCGCATCGCGCACGGTGGCCTGCACCACTGCCTGCGTGGACACGCCCGCGCAATAGATGCGCGACACGTTCCGGGCGCGCAGCTGGGCTTCCAGCGTGGTGGAATAGAACGGGCTGACACGGTGCTTCACCACCTGGATATCGCCTTCGCGCTGCTCGAGCCCGGGATGGATCTCGGTGCCCCACGCGCCCAGCTTGAACAAGCCATGCTGGGGCGCCGCCGAAAATACTTGCGAACCGGCCGGGCATTCGGGATAGCCGGCGGAAAAACCGACCCGCACGAAGCCCACCAGAATGCCTGCGGCGCGGGCGCGCCCGATGGCCGCGGCCGTTTTGGCGATCAGCTGGCGTTCGCGCACCTGCTGGCCCAGCGGCCCCTTGCCATTGGGGCCATCGTCGTGGACCAGGTCGTTCTGCATGTCCAGCACCAGGTAAATCGCACGTTGTTGCTGCATAGTGAAGTTCTCGCTCAAAGGTTCAAGAGTTGAAGAAAAGATCAATCGGCCCACAGCCCGCCGTTTACATCCAGCGTTTCGCCGGTGATGAACGACGACTGGGGCGCCGCCAGGAACAGCACGGCGGCCGCGATTTCGTCCGCCCGCCCCATGCGCCCCACCGGAATGAGGTCGCGCAGCGCCTGCGGAAAGTTGGTGGTCATCGCCGAGGCCACCGGCCCGGGCGCCACGGTATTGACGGTGATGCCGTGCGCCGCGAGCTCTTTGGCCAGGTACGCGGTCATGGCGCCGATGCCGGCCTTCGACACGCCATAGGCCACGTTGCTGGCGCGCGCCTGTTCGGCCGGGTCCAGCCAGGGACGCGGATTGCCGCCGCTCTTGCCCAGCACCGATCCCATGTTGATGATGCGCCCGTAGCCCGCGGCCTTCATGGCGGGCATGACCGCCTGGCAGCACAGAAAGGTGCCTTTCAGGTTGATGGCCAGCACCCTGTCCCATTCGGATTCGGCCAGGTCGGCGGCGTTGCCCAGCGAAACGATGCCGGCCACGTTGACCAGGATGTCCAGGCGGCCGTGGCGCGCCACGACGCCGTTGACGCAGTCGGCCACCTGCCCCGCCTGGGTGACGTCCAGCGCCACGAACTCCGCACCGGCGGCGTGCGCCGGGTCGGGCGCTTTCAGGTCGGCGGCCACCACGCGGGCGCCGCAGGCCGCCATGGCGGCGACCACGGCGCCGCCGATGCCGCCGGCGCCGCCGGTAACCAGGGCCACGCGGCCCGCCAGTAGATCAGCAGAAAACACGCGGCGCTCCTTCAACGTTGGGAAGCGGCGGCGCCCGCCAGGTGGCGGCCGGCCAGCCGGCCGAACACCAGGCCCTTCAGCACCGAAGTGGCCCCGGTGTAGTTGCTGTAATACATGCCCACGGTCTCGCCGGCCGCGTACAGGTCGGGCATGACGTTGCCGTCGGTGTCGAGCACCTGCCCCGCCGTATTCACTTTCAGGCCGCCGAAGGTGAACACGTTCGACGAAATGATGGGATAGGCCATGAACGGCCCCTTGTCGATCGGCAGGGCCCAGTGGGTCTTGGCCGGCTTCACGCCGGCAGTGGACACGCCGTCGGGCACCAGCGGGTCATAGCCCCGGCCCGCGCCGCAGCCCGCGTTGTAGGCATCCACCGTCTGCTGCAGGGCGTCGGCCGGCACCTGCAGTTTCGCGGCCAGGCCGGCGATCGTATCTGCTTCGATGGCCGGCTGGTCGGTGCGGATGGCCAGGCGGTAGTTGGGAATGTCCTTCACGCGCTGGTCCAGGATCACATAGGCCAGGCCCTCGGCCTGCTCGTAGATGCGGCGCGTGACGCGCTCGTAATGGGCATCCACCGTGCCGGGGGCTTCGTCGGTGAAGCGCTCGCCCGCCTTGTTGACCAGGATGCCGTACGGAAAAATGAACACCGACGGTTCGGACACACCCGAACGCGGGTCGACCGGCTCGGCGTGGTAGCTGCCGAATTCGCCCGCCGCGCCGGCGCCGGCTTCCAGCGCCATGGCGATGCCCTCGCCCTTGTTGAAGTAGCCGCCCTTGCACACCGGCCGCAGATACACCGAGCGCGGCCCCAGATATTTGGCCAGCATTTCGGGGTTGCCTTCGAAGCCGCCGCTGGCCAGCACCACCTTGCCCAGGAAGCGCAGGCCGCCCTGTTCGGGGTGGTGCGCCAGCAGGCCCTGCACCCTGCCGTGCGCATCCAGCGCCAGCTTGCGCGCGGTGGTGTGATAGAAAAATTCGACGCCCAGCGCCTCGGCCCGCGCCGCCAGCGCGTCCACCAGGGCCTGGCCGCCGCCCACCGGCAGCAGGCGCGGCTGGGTCTTGGTCAGGAACTGCGTGGGCAGGAAATCGAACTTCACGCCCAGGCCCTGCAGCCACTGGATGGTGGGCGCCACCTGGTCGGCAAAACCGCCGATCAGGTCCGGGTCGGGCACGGCCAGCGTGCGCGCCGCATGCGACCACGATTCGCGGCTGCCGGCCATTTCGCCGATCAGGTCCGGATCGTTGTACGGGCCAGCGTTTTCGGACAGGTGCGCCTCGAAATCGTCGGACACCTCGTCCAGCGATTTCATGCGCAGGTAGGCCTCGGTCCAGCGGCTTTGGCCGCCCCGGTCTTCAAACGACGAACGTTCCAGCACGGCCACCTTCAGCCCGTGCTCTGCCGCGGTTGCCGCCGCGGACAGGCCCGCCACCCCGCAGCCCGCCACCACGACATCGAATCTGTGTTCCATTGCTCCTCCGAGATTATTCCTATATAGGAATGATGTTCCTTATGTGGAATATATTAAGCAGAGGAAGGCGGCGCGGTCAAGCGCGGCCGAGGCCTGGACCAGGTGTGATCAGGTGTCAGGCTCCCGCAGGGTGCCTGACACCGTAGTGGGCAGAGGCTGTCTCGACACCACGGTGTCAGGCACCCTGCGGGAGCCTGACACCCATGCGGCACCTATGCGGGATGCGCCCGATCGACGGCGAAAAATGTGCTATATTTCTGCGCTTGTTGGGGCGGTAGCTCAGCTGGGAGAGCGTCGCGTTCGCAATGCGAAGGTCGGGAGTTCGATCCTCCTCCGCTCCACCAAAATTCCAGATGAAAAAGCCTTGGAAACACAACGTGTTCCAAGGCTTTTTTGTTTCTACCGGCTTGAGTCTGTTGGTTTAGCGGCTGGCGCTGTCGCCACGACAGTCAGGGGAATACTGCACCGCGGGCCCCAAGCTCGCCCATGCCGTGCTATGGCCGCGCAACGCTAGAACGTCGACGCGCAATGCCCGCCCGTGGGCGCCTGGCCGGACCCCGCGGCGATCAGCGGCGGTTCCTGCCTGACGTTGACGGGCTCGGATGCCGCCCAGTCCCAGGCGAAGAAGGCGATCAGCACCAGCCAGAACGCGGCGGCCAGTTTCGATACGTGTTTTTTCATGGTGTGCATGTCCCGTCAGAAGGCATAGTGGCGACGAATGCGCACGCCGATCAAAGAACCGCAGAACGCCACCGGCACCCAGATCCAGCCATGCAGGCTGCCGGTGGAAATGCCGCTGACCATGGCGCCGATATTGCAGCCGAACGCCAGGCGCGAGCTGTAGCCCAGCAGGAAGCCGGCCACGATGCCCACCACCCATTGGCGGCCCGTCAGCGGCGCGCGCTGCGCGGCCGACGAATTGCCGGCCGCGACCAGCAGGGCGCCGGCCAGGATGCCGATGTTGGTGATCGAGGTGACGTCCAGGAAGACCGACTGCGACAGGTTGTGCAGATTGACGGGCTGGCTCCAGAACGCGTTGGCGGCCGGGTCGAACACGCCCGCCGCCGTCGCGACCTTGGCGGCCCACAGGCCGAAGCCGTACACCACGCCCCAGGGCTGGCCGGCGATCAGCAGGTTCAGCATGGCCAGAACCGCCAGCAGAATGGCCCCGATCAGCAGGCGCCGGTTGAACCAGCTGGCGCCCTTGCCCACCCAGGCCCGGGCGGCCAGGCCCAGCAGCAGCAGGCCGACGCAGGTCAGGCCGAAGGCTTCCCAGGGGCCGAAAGC
This genomic window from Bordetella petrii contains:
- a CDS encoding Bug family tripartite tricarboxylate transporter substrate binding protein, with the protein product MLNSLFGGRRRAAAVCAAALMGAGASAWGAGYPERPITMVVPYNAGGGTDVLARAVANGAGKILKQSIIVENRPGASGMIGSSLVARAAPDGYTMEVTAADTHSINPHVYPKISYDARKDFVAVAQVGYLPYAMVVSTRLPVKSIQDYIALARKEPGKLTYASWGVGSSSQVAMEMLNVSQGLNVLHVPFTGAAPAMQALMAGQVDALFVPLSLAKPSADAGKVRMMGLGAPKRFGGAPEVPTLAEQGVNVIAAPWIGILVPAGTPQAAIDTMADAVLRAVKTQPVIDALTSGGLEISPRGAKGFGEILVQDYKLWGDTVKAANIKAE
- a CDS encoding cysteine hydrolase family protein, with protein sequence MQQQRAIYLVLDMQNDLVHDDGPNGKGPLGQQVRERQLIAKTAAAIGRARAAGILVGFVRVGFSAGYPECPAGSQVFSAAPQHGLFKLGAWGTEIHPGLEQREGDIQVVKHRVSPFYSTTLEAQLRARNVSRIYCAGVSTQAVVQATVRDAHDRDYEVILLEDLCAAHSAEEHRNSVQSIGRFCKTEASDTVVFAHP
- a CDS encoding SDR family oxidoreductase, with translation MFSADLLAGRVALVTGGAGGIGGAVVAAMAACGARVVAADLKAPDPAHAAGAEFVALDVTQAGQVADCVNGVVARHGRLDILVNVAGIVSLGNAADLAESEWDRVLAINLKGTFLCCQAVMPAMKAAGYGRIINMGSVLGKSGGNPRPWLDPAEQARASNVAYGVSKAGIGAMTAYLAKELAAHGITVNTVAPGPVASAMTTNFPQALRDLIPVGRMGRADEIAAAVLFLAAPQSSFITGETLDVNGGLWAD
- a CDS encoding FAD-dependent oxidoreductase gives rise to the protein MEHRFDVVVAGCGVAGLSAAATAAEHGLKVAVLERSSFEDRGGQSRWTEAYLRMKSLDEVSDDFEAHLSENAGPYNDPDLIGEMAGSRESWSHAARTLAVPDPDLIGGFADQVAPTIQWLQGLGVKFDFLPTQFLTKTQPRLLPVGGGQALVDALAARAEALGVEFFYHTTARKLALDAHGRVQGLLAHHPEQGGLRFLGKVVLASGGFEGNPEMLAKYLGPRSVYLRPVCKGGYFNKGEGIAMALEAGAGAAGEFGSYHAEPVDPRSGVSEPSVFIFPYGILVNKAGERFTDEAPGTVDAHYERVTRRIYEQAEGLAYVILDQRVKDIPNYRLAIRTDQPAIEADTIAGLAAKLQVPADALQQTVDAYNAGCGAGRGYDPLVPDGVSTAGVKPAKTHWALPIDKGPFMAYPIISSNVFTFGGLKVNTAGQVLDTDGNVMPDLYAAGETVGMYYSNYTGATSVLKGLVFGRLAGRHLAGAAASQR
- a CDS encoding YeeE/YedE family protein; translated protein: MTRLPLAAVLAAFFLALAWFVSLRQAVLFLVGIGMGGVLAGARFGFTTGWRRLIEQRDPSGVMAQLLLLAVAAAVSMPLLAAFPTDLGAALGPPSISLLVGAFVFGAAMQVADGCGSGTLYKAGMGVPLNMAILPIFAIGSFLGSAQLEQWLQLGATRPVSLVAAFGPWEAFGLTCVGLLLLGLAARAWVGKGASWFNRRLLIGAILLAVLAMLNLLIAGQPWGVVYGFGLWAAKVATAAGVFDPAANAFWSQPVNLHNLSQSVFLDVTSITNIGILAGALLVAAGNSSAAQRAPLTGRQWVVGIVAGFLLGYSSRLAFGCNIGAMVSGISTGSLHGWIWVPVAFCGSLIGVRIRRHYAF